The Clostridia bacterium genome includes a region encoding these proteins:
- a CDS encoding ABC transporter substrate-binding protein — MSRRAKLLVACGLLLAVTVLAAGCGGGGSTGGGKGKIPVGLATALTGEYTIVGQYLRDGAQMAVDEINASGGINGQQIEFFREDSANTNTAAVNAYNKLIDQYHVCAIIGPDLSPQHFAVKPIVEKKHVVVFGEGTNAKLTDNYPWYIRMRPSDAIAAEAAAKFAVENLKKTKVGVTHDTDEFGVGGKDIIVQTLQKLGATVVGVEGYNSQDKDLSAQLTSLKNKGAEVIIDWGHPAQSATIQRQNKQLGINLPIVLSPGAAMPATINLAGGATDGNYAIVDGIPTQSTDPRVQEWCKKYRDKFHMDPDFHASAAYDAVYLLKAAIEKANSTKPEDIQKALMDIKDFKGIANTFSFSGNGDGAHQVVVAQFKGMEPKVIATIQVK, encoded by the coding sequence ATGTCTAGGCGAGCAAAACTGTTGGTTGCTTGTGGACTGCTTTTGGCCGTGACTGTCCTGGCGGCCGGATGTGGCGGAGGCGGTAGTACCGGTGGCGGAAAAGGCAAGATTCCTGTTGGCTTGGCCACAGCCCTGACCGGGGAATACACCATCGTCGGGCAGTACCTGCGCGATGGGGCGCAAATGGCAGTGGATGAAATCAACGCCAGCGGCGGTATCAACGGACAGCAAATCGAGTTTTTCCGTGAAGATTCTGCTAACACCAATACGGCGGCGGTGAATGCTTATAACAAGCTTATTGATCAGTATCATGTTTGCGCCATCATTGGGCCGGACCTGAGCCCGCAGCATTTTGCGGTCAAGCCGATTGTGGAAAAGAAGCACGTGGTGGTATTCGGAGAAGGCACCAATGCCAAGCTGACTGACAACTACCCCTGGTATATACGGATGCGGCCTAGCGATGCCATTGCTGCTGAGGCGGCAGCCAAATTTGCCGTGGAAAATCTGAAGAAGACCAAAGTCGGCGTCACCCACGACACGGACGAGTTTGGTGTAGGCGGCAAAGATATTATCGTTCAGACCTTGCAGAAACTGGGAGCCACGGTGGTAGGGGTGGAAGGCTATAACTCCCAGGATAAGGATCTTTCTGCCCAGCTAACCTCGCTCAAGAACAAGGGCGCTGAAGTAATTATTGACTGGGGCCATCCCGCTCAATCGGCTACCATCCAGCGCCAGAACAAGCAGCTGGGCATCAACCTGCCCATCGTCCTGTCCCCAGGGGCAGCTATGCCGGCTACCATCAACTTGGCCGGCGGGGCCACGGATGGTAACTATGCCATCGTAGACGGGATACCCACTCAGAGCACTGATCCTAGGGTCCAGGAGTGGTGCAAGAAGTACCGCGACAAGTTCCACATGGATCCGGATTTCCATGCCAGTGCAGCCTATGATGCGGTCTACCTCTTAAAGGCGGCCATCGAGAAGGCCAACAGCACTAAGCCGGAGGACATTCAGAAGGCTCTAATGGACATCAAGGATTTCAAGGGAATCGCCAATACCTTTAGCTTTTCAGGTAACGGCGATGGCGCCCACCAAGTGGTAGTGGCCCAGTTCAAGGGTATGGAACCCAAGGTGATTGCCACCATCCAAGTAAAGTAA
- a CDS encoding IclR family transcriptional regulator, translating into MAGKKKGLVVQSVKRAVQILVAFDDQAPAMGITELAQKVGLNKSTTYGLVSTLEQCGFLEQIPGSGKYRLGLKLFELGNLVMQQMELKSVAAPFLHQLAQEVGETVHLTIRDRGETVYIDKVECPHSVRLWSWVGLRKPLHSSASGKVLISELDQETRRKLLGNTLVRRTSQTISDWEQLERHLEQVREQGFATDDEENEEGVRCVAAPIRNHKGVIVGAVSISGPSSRMPLDRFPDLAEQVKAAASKISLRLGYDPG; encoded by the coding sequence TTGGCCGGAAAGAAGAAGGGGCTAGTGGTCCAATCGGTTAAACGGGCAGTGCAAATACTAGTCGCCTTTGATGACCAAGCACCGGCGATGGGGATTACCGAGCTAGCTCAAAAAGTAGGGCTAAACAAGAGCACTACGTATGGGCTGGTATCTACTCTGGAGCAATGTGGATTTCTTGAGCAAATACCAGGTTCCGGCAAGTACCGCTTGGGCTTGAAGCTATTTGAGCTAGGGAATCTAGTAATGCAGCAAATGGAGCTGAAATCGGTTGCTGCACCGTTTTTGCACCAACTGGCGCAAGAGGTGGGAGAAACCGTACACTTGACCATCCGAGACCGGGGGGAGACTGTGTACATCGACAAGGTGGAGTGCCCCCATTCGGTACGCCTGTGGTCCTGGGTGGGATTAAGAAAACCTCTGCATTCCAGTGCTTCCGGAAAGGTTCTGATCTCGGAACTTGATCAGGAAACTAGGCGAAAGCTCTTGGGGAATACTCTGGTACGGCGTACCAGCCAGACCATTTCTGATTGGGAGCAGTTAGAGCGGCATCTGGAGCAGGTGAGGGAGCAGGGCTTTGCTACAGATGATGAAGAGAACGAAGAGGGTGTGCGGTGTGTGGCTGCTCCCATCCGTAACCATAAGGGAGTCATTGTAGGAGCAGTCAGCATTTCCGGCCCCTCATCCCGAATGCCGCTGGACAGATTTCCGGATCTGGCGGAACAAGTGAAGGCCGCTGCTAGCAAAATTTCCTTGCGGCTTGGCTACGACCCGGGTTAA
- a CDS encoding lytic transglycosylase domain-containing protein, translating to MVRQGTKMPWQIGMVNRSRMGGQGQVTAARTNPPRASGLGSFAALFRQAEARWGLPTGLVEAVAKAESGFNPKAVSRAGALGLMQLMPSTARSLGVSDPLDPAQNVEGGARYLRELLDRFDGNLALALAAYNAGPGAVARFGGIPPYKETQAYVNRVLTYMQEGSEISADQGSLDSSRDSAPGSALDSVAAGSQAPADLSGQVQGAAGAGANTMDAVLAAAIRIYAENALQRAAISIGQDSETESPDQKA from the coding sequence ATGGTAAGGCAGGGAACGAAGATGCCATGGCAGATCGGCATGGTAAACAGGAGCAGAATGGGCGGCCAAGGCCAGGTGACAGCTGCTCGCACCAACCCACCCCGGGCGAGCGGCCTTGGGTCGTTTGCTGCTTTGTTTCGCCAAGCAGAAGCTCGGTGGGGGCTGCCAACCGGGTTGGTGGAAGCGGTTGCCAAGGCCGAATCCGGGTTTAACCCGAAAGCGGTGTCCCGGGCCGGAGCTCTCGGGCTGATGCAGCTCATGCCCAGCACCGCCCGAAGCCTGGGGGTGTCCGATCCTCTGGATCCAGCTCAGAATGTGGAAGGCGGAGCCCGTTATCTGCGGGAGCTGCTGGATCGGTTTGACGGCAACTTAGCCCTGGCTCTGGCGGCTTACAACGCTGGTCCAGGGGCAGTGGCTCGTTTTGGCGGGATCCCTCCTTACAAGGAAACCCAAGCTTACGTAAATCGGGTACTCACCTACATGCAAGAGGGCAGTGAAATCAGCGCCGACCAGGGCAGCCTAGATAGTAGCCGGGACAGTGCTCCAGGCAGCGCTCTCGATAGCGTCGCAGCAGGGAGCCAGGCGCCAGCTGATCTCTCAGGTCAGGTGCAAGGCGCTGCTGGCGCCGGCGCAAACACTATGGATGCCGTCCTCGCTGCCGCCATTCGCATTTATGCCGAAAATGCCCTGCAAAGGGCGGCCATCAGCATCGGCCAGGATTCAGAAACTGAAAGCCCGGACCAAAAAGCCTAA
- a CDS encoding type II toxin-antitoxin system HicA family toxin has product MSRLPRVTGKEVVSALKRGGFVVVRIQGSHHHLRKPGAKSLVTVPVHSGEILKPKLLKGILEQAGITIDEFKNLLS; this is encoded by the coding sequence ATGAGCAGGCTGCCCAGGGTTACAGGTAAGGAAGTGGTTAGTGCGTTAAAGAGGGGAGGCTTTGTGGTGGTAAGAATACAGGGCAGCCACCACCACTTACGAAAACCAGGTGCTAAAAGCTTGGTTACTGTTCCTGTGCATTCCGGTGAAATCCTGAAGCCAAAACTCTTGAAAGGTATACTGGAACAAGCTGGAATAACTATTGACGAATTCAAGAATCTTCTCTCTTGA
- a CDS encoding type II toxin-antitoxin system HicB family antitoxin: MLYRYKVILEWDEEGQGYVVSVPALPGCFTQGDTVEEALERAKEAIAGHLAALAEEGLPLPTKDVEVAEVQVEIAS, translated from the coding sequence ATGCTTTACAGGTACAAAGTCATCCTCGAATGGGACGAAGAAGGGCAGGGATATGTTGTTTCCGTCCCTGCTTTGCCCGGGTGCTTCACCCAAGGCGACACCGTTGAAGAGGCCCTGGAAAGGGCAAAAGAGGCTATAGCTGGCCACCTTGCGGCTTTAGCCGAGGAAGGTTTACCCCTGCCCACTAAAGACGTTGAAGTAGCCGAAGTGCAGGTAGAGATAGCCTCATGA
- a CDS encoding TIR domain-containing protein, producing MAEIRHKVFISYHHADQKEVDNFITTFDKERKVFITRALGVMEQDIIDSDDTDYVMRRIRELYLKDSTVTIVLIGRCTWARRYVDWEIQASLRHGEKVTPNGLLGVKLPSYKNNGYPDRLNKNLKQNEEQEDCYARVIDYPTSKDTLAAWIDDAFQARTSRAHLIVNPRERFKYNRHCE from the coding sequence GTGGCTGAGATACGGCACAAGGTTTTCATATCCTACCACCATGCCGATCAAAAGGAGGTAGATAATTTTATTACAACCTTTGACAAGGAGCGGAAGGTCTTTATTACCCGTGCCCTCGGGGTTATGGAACAGGACATTATTGACAGCGATGACACTGATTATGTAATGCGGCGGATTCGGGAACTCTACCTGAAAGATTCCACAGTCACCATCGTCTTAATCGGTAGATGTACTTGGGCACGGCGGTACGTGGATTGGGAAATCCAGGCATCCCTCCGGCATGGCGAGAAGGTTACTCCAAACGGGTTGCTGGGAGTTAAGTTGCCCAGTTATAAGAACAACGGTTACCCTGATCGCTTGAACAAAAATCTAAAGCAGAATGAGGAACAAGAAGATTGCTACGCAAGGGTAATCGACTATCCGACTAGCAAGGATACCTTGGCGGCGTGGATTGACGATGCCTTTCAGGCCCGTACCAGCAGGGCCCATCTAATTGTTAATCCCAGGGAAAGATTTAAGTATAATAGACACTGTGAATAA
- a CDS encoding DEAD/DEAH box helicase family protein encodes MLPGSLEQLQPGKKVMHPDLGEGVIVGIEPTGFARVFFRSLGERRVPAEDLREVESWADRVISGLQPVTPDALERLWLAVEAVELPLLESVATLTAAKVDLLPHQIVLVHRIANAQPRRFLIADEVGLGKTIETALILRELAFRGELRRALVIVPAGLVDNWQQELNQVFDLDFEVFGAEGDVTDRKSNAFARHNRLIVSIDTLKRCDRVRRLLEAPPWDVVVFDEAHHLSAYRNGRKVRKTENFKLAEALRDRCRDLLLLSATPHQGDHFRFWMLIRLLNPALFEDERDMIENRHRLNAVVIRRTKAEACAADGSPLFARRVVYTQGFTLSVPERAFYEALLEYLREGYNLAAKQGNQGRALGFVMTVFQKIAASSFAAVKATLKKRLLMLTIQEAIERDELLDVDGRDRALQEARALIREMHGLPEDAVGRAQADQLLAEARVQLLKKWREAVAFASATEPYEASETMATTSEESAAGMVTAALPRERQKIRDLLQKIPAETETKTAVLLNALKQLWHVNPSEKVIVFATYLGSIEVLKDAIERAFPDKGVEVLKGGDHGAKLAAQRRFRRQNGPQVLLCTAAGREGINLQFARVLFNYDLPWNPVDLEQRIGRIHRYGQVHTAQVYNLVATDTIEGRIFLLLEEKLQGIAKTLGKIDEQGQIAEDFRAQVLGQLSSRLSYDRLYQEAILDPSLERSRQELEVALANANLAREVVFELFQDLEKFDLSQYKNIDDKGHGMRRLVAFAQWAAHVDGGEFRQLEEGIYELVQPGKEWKLLFTTDRTKALQRDDLHLLGLEHPVIKAWLNKYSSLLPEQRALIGNLEGNSEATGLVTVWHVTVQGKDGRITQRIVRLGISADGERAPYLERLAEDISRFHPSRSETRLPPDMVANLINGRAAELLHRELVYSGLLSEGSSYSSRLLVCLVVEP; translated from the coding sequence ATGTTGCCAGGATCTCTTGAGCAATTGCAGCCGGGGAAGAAGGTAATGCACCCGGATCTGGGTGAAGGTGTCATCGTCGGCATTGAGCCTACCGGGTTCGCCCGCGTATTTTTCCGCTCCCTCGGCGAGCGCCGGGTACCGGCAGAGGACCTTCGGGAGGTGGAAAGCTGGGCCGACCGGGTGATATCCGGGCTACAACCGGTCACACCCGACGCCCTAGAGCGGTTATGGTTGGCAGTTGAGGCCGTGGAGCTGCCGCTTCTGGAGAGCGTTGCCACCTTAACCGCAGCCAAGGTGGACCTGCTGCCACACCAGATCGTCCTGGTCCACCGCATTGCCAATGCCCAACCCCGGCGGTTTCTTATTGCCGACGAGGTGGGGCTAGGTAAGACCATCGAAACTGCTCTGATCTTACGAGAATTGGCTTTTCGCGGCGAACTCAGGCGGGCGCTGGTGATTGTGCCGGCCGGCCTTGTAGACAACTGGCAGCAAGAACTAAACCAAGTCTTTGATCTGGATTTTGAGGTGTTCGGCGCCGAAGGGGACGTTACGGACCGGAAGTCAAATGCCTTTGCCAGGCATAACCGCCTTATTGTGTCGATCGACACCCTGAAGAGATGCGACCGCGTCAGGCGCCTTCTGGAAGCGCCTCCGTGGGATGTGGTGGTTTTCGATGAGGCACATCACCTGAGCGCTTACAGGAACGGCAGGAAGGTCAGGAAAACCGAGAACTTTAAGTTGGCCGAAGCCCTCCGGGATCGCTGCCGCGACCTTCTGCTACTGTCCGCCACTCCGCATCAGGGCGATCATTTTCGCTTCTGGATGCTTATACGGCTTCTAAATCCTGCCTTATTTGAAGATGAAAGGGATATGATCGAGAACCGTCACCGCTTGAACGCAGTGGTAATCCGTCGCACCAAGGCCGAGGCCTGCGCGGCCGACGGAAGCCCGCTTTTCGCCCGGCGGGTGGTATACACCCAGGGTTTTACCCTTTCCGTACCCGAGCGGGCTTTCTACGAAGCACTGCTGGAGTACCTGCGCGAAGGGTATAATCTGGCAGCCAAGCAAGGGAACCAAGGGCGGGCGCTTGGTTTTGTGATGACGGTTTTCCAAAAGATAGCGGCGAGCAGTTTCGCTGCCGTCAAGGCCACCCTCAAGAAACGCCTGTTGATGCTTACGATCCAGGAGGCCATTGAACGGGATGAACTCCTGGATGTGGATGGCCGCGATCGGGCCTTGCAGGAGGCTCGGGCTCTCATCCGGGAGATGCATGGGCTTCCCGAAGACGCGGTGGGACGGGCCCAGGCAGATCAGCTTCTCGCGGAGGCCCGGGTCCAACTGCTAAAGAAGTGGAGGGAGGCAGTGGCCTTTGCGTCGGCCACTGAACCCTACGAGGCCTCTGAGACTATGGCCACAACAAGCGAAGAATCGGCCGCCGGGATGGTTACTGCGGCCCTGCCCAGGGAAAGGCAAAAAATCCGGGACCTTCTGCAGAAGATTCCGGCCGAGACGGAAACCAAAACTGCCGTGTTGCTCAATGCTCTAAAGCAACTGTGGCACGTCAACCCGAGCGAAAAGGTCATCGTCTTTGCCACCTATCTGGGTAGTATAGAGGTCTTGAAAGACGCCATCGAGAGGGCGTTCCCCGACAAAGGAGTAGAAGTCCTTAAAGGGGGCGACCACGGTGCAAAGCTGGCGGCCCAGCGTCGTTTCCGTCGTCAGAATGGACCGCAAGTGCTCCTGTGCACGGCCGCGGGCCGTGAAGGAATTAATCTGCAGTTCGCCAGGGTACTTTTCAACTACGATCTGCCCTGGAATCCGGTGGACCTTGAGCAACGCATCGGCCGCATTCACCGTTACGGGCAGGTCCACACGGCCCAGGTATACAATTTAGTAGCTACTGATACCATCGAAGGCCGCATTTTCTTGCTATTGGAGGAGAAACTTCAGGGGATTGCCAAAACCCTGGGGAAAATTGATGAGCAGGGCCAGATCGCCGAGGACTTTCGAGCCCAGGTTCTCGGGCAGCTAAGCAGCAGGCTAAGTTACGATCGACTTTACCAGGAAGCGATCCTTGATCCCTCGCTTGAACGGAGCCGGCAGGAACTCGAAGTTGCTCTGGCCAATGCCAATCTAGCCCGGGAAGTGGTCTTCGAGCTATTTCAGGATCTCGAGAAGTTCGACCTCAGCCAATATAAGAATATTGATGACAAAGGGCACGGTATGCGCAGGCTGGTGGCATTTGCCCAGTGGGCGGCCCACGTGGACGGCGGCGAATTTCGCCAGCTTGAAGAAGGAATTTATGAGTTGGTCCAACCCGGTAAAGAATGGAAACTGCTGTTCACGACTGATCGCACGAAGGCTTTGCAGCGCGATGACCTTCACCTACTCGGTCTTGAGCACCCTGTTATCAAGGCGTGGCTTAACAAGTATTCTTCCCTTTTACCGGAGCAGCGGGCTCTAATCGGGAACTTGGAAGGCAACAGCGAGGCGACCGGTTTGGTCACCGTGTGGCACGTAACGGTTCAAGGCAAAGATGGCCGGATAACTCAAAGGATAGTTCGGCTAGGCATCAGTGCGGACGGTGAGCGGGCTCCGTATCTGGAGCGGCTCGCTGAAGATATTTCAAGGTTCCACCCGTCCCGATCGGAAACTCGTTTGCCTCCTGATATGGTCGCCAATCTCATTAATGGCCGGGCGGCGGAGTTACTGCACCGGGAGCTAGTTTATTCGGGATTGCTGTCAGAAGGGAGTTCCTATTCGTCTCGCCTTCTCGTCTGCCTGGTGGTGGAACCTTGA